GTACCATCATAATTGGGGGAATTTTTTTTTACCCAAAGGCATACACACACAAACGATTTAGAGACAGAATACACTTTTTAAAATTATGTCAATTTTAACTCATATAAATCACCTGCACATGTTATCCATAATCGATGTGAGATTTCGAAAGATCAGCCTTTCTTGTGGTGGACCATGTGTACGCGACTCATGTGTTGAGAGTTAAGCCCACGCACACATCGACCTCATCCTCTCAAGCTCTTTGATTTTTTTTACTCAAAATTATAAATACACATTGAGAATTCAGGGATAGGACACACCCCTTAataaaattatgacaattttatcAAGGTATATTATTATAAACTGTCTACACACAATATCCACAACTGATGTGGATCCCGCATGACCAATTAAGAGAATTGAATGTGGAAGAAAAAGAGACTTTACCTCACACGTAATTGGATTTTGAAAAATGATCATCAATGTCTTCAGTCGACAACGATATCGTTGAACTAACAAACTAGTCATAGTTAGCATGTAGCACATGATCTCTCAAGTTGTATTTTAATTATTGCAAGTTGATGAGGGCAAGCTCAgttctaatttattttttaatttctaaacTTACGCATATAAACTAATGTGTAAGTATATAATTATAGAGAGGAAGTGGAAACCAGCAGTCCGAAAATAAATATGAATGCACCAATAATTAATTAGGTATTAGCATTAGAAGTGGCATGTATCAACAATATCATGTGAAGATATTCAACAGATAAAGGaacatatataatattatttatggACCTAAGATGTTGGACCAGCAGCTTTTAGTGCAGTTTGTGAACGcaacagataaaaaaaaaaaaaaaaaggaaaacgtCAGATGAAGATTCTAACATCAGCTTTCAGTAGTGATTGAtgcaattaaaaaatttattttgctgattaatataatatatgtatattaattaatgaaatttatatatatatatattaataatttaaatacatcAGTCGCTTCAACCGTAACAAAGATTAtcaattctcaacttttaataAGTTTTGGCCTAATTATTCCATTTAATTTGATTGTGGCTATATGGGATTTGGTGGGTTtctattctatttatttaattaattgcaAAAATGAGGCCATATGATAAGCTACGTGTGCAGACTGCTAAGTGATTTATATAAATGTAATTATCAAATCTATATTTATACTCTTAaacttattcaatttaatttattatgtatagtcctaaattttttaaaaattttatcacgtttctaaatttatatattttacaaTATTTAAATACAATTTTATCTTACCCACAGTGTGAGTACacaaaataatgataataataataataatttgaatataattaTCTAATTATAATAAGACATGTGAAAAATTtgctgaagaaaagaaaagaaaaatacaactaCCAACCCTTCCTCTTCTCCTTTTCCTATTCTTTAAACAAAGGGTATCAAACCCTCCGTATAGTCTTGTACAAACAAACATTCTTGATGCTATTGATATCGATAATTAAGAGAAGCCAAAAATTAGGTTGGATAAAATGCAAAGAAACAAAGGCTCCTGTTTAGGATTTGGACTCACGAATTTCCACTTGGATGGCAATATGTCCACGAATTTGGAATTATACTAaaattgtttataaattaaaatgaatctcATTCAAGCAAAAACACAAACACCTACAGAGCAATACTGTACAAGCAAGAAAAACAacttccattaaaaaaaaaaatagagaatgaTGATTTGCACAGATAGAGAAATCGCGGGCGTTGTTAATGCATGCAAAGACCAAAAACTACAGAAATTAGAGGTACCCATCAAACATATCTGTGCAGCAAGTTCAAAAAAGGTGTAAAAATACCATTCAACAAAAAAGCGTCAGATAACACCAAAGAAGGAACATTTTGGTTTCTTCAAGCCTTCAACTACAAGCAGATTTAGAAGGACAACAAGAAATTTTTGCCTTGCAGGAAATTGCACTCATTACTTCAGCTAATCGGTTAACAAATTCTCATTTCACATTAAATTATATCAGTAAGATTGAGTTTTGCTTATGTTTAAGCCAAACAGAAAAAGGCCCAGTACCATTAACTGAAGCCAAACTCACCAGCCATCTGGAGGGACTCTGGCATGAAACACAAGCATAGTAGTTGGGCTAGACCTGGAATAATTTTTGAAAATGGCTAATTTTGGATTCTATCAACAACAATATTTGAAAAGCAAAAGATAATATTTCTAATTCATATGAATTACAGGACATTTCTCAACTgaaagaataatatatatatatgcgaAGATAGTAGTTCTTAGAATCTTTAACAGAAATGATAATATATGAGCAGAGGGGAGGGATACCGTATGGCTTTCAACAAGAGACGCCAAGTCAGTTTTCTTAGGTTAATCCAATTCCCTGAGTTGAGCTTGCAGCTGAACCCGGCTCTCCACAACTTgtaacataaaaaataaacacACAGTTTAATCAGTTGAtactttttttaatttctaataatttaatctttaaagTTTGATTCTTAACAGATTAATTAACTCtattaattttgttaatttattttttatttgaaataatttaatttttaaatttaattttattaattaaataatatttatacttaaattttatatttaaataattgtttattttacatttaaattattatatattttaaatattttttataattataatttttaaaaataaaataaaaaaataattaattagattataatttttttaaataataaaaattgttaaTAACAAATAATAACAGTTTCGTTAAGGCCATAGTCGACTATGACCCTTTACTTTTGGTTCCTTCTAGCTCTAAAGCCAACACGTGAGTAGATGTGACATGCAATGTGTAAGCTCCCATATTTAAacgagaaaattttattttatttttatgaaattatagattatattttGTAAAACCCAGAATTTATACGAGACATCGTAGaatagtttaattattttaataatttattttcgtGAAATAGGTTAATTTGTTGGTTGTTTATTCATATTCATGCGATCGGTCAACGAAGAAAGATGAGCGTACGTTCCCTCTTCTCTGtcattgaaaatataaaaatacgttCATAATTACATACTCAATTAATTTTGATACCACAATTAAATTAGTAAATTCATATAAGTCATATTCTAACAACTGGCGTCAAGTCCTCAACTCACCAAAATATTTTTTCAACAATTCCGCTCACTCACTGCAAGACAGAATGGGAAAGGGAAAGGGAAAGGACAACACCTTTCCAGTTGtcacataagaaaataaaatgaaatttcgcATAATGAATTTTttgtttgaattttattttagcGATATTACATACAAATAacatcttttctttatttttcctgtaaattaatttatgtgataaaaataaatttatttagatATATCATATGAAGATTCGTCCTTGCCTATAACAAATTGTCAaacttagataaaaaaaaaaaaaaaaaaaatctcaaaagcAAATAATAATCTCTGCCTGAAAAAATCCAGCACCAGAAAATGATCGAGTAGTGTGATGCCACATATATCTTCATTAACATCGATAACAGAAACAGAAGAGATCCCAGGTGTTTCGTAAAACTATCGAGTGAATTCTGTGCTTCAACAGTAGTGAAAAGATGAGTTTCAAGAACTTCCATATACCAGATTTGTCATCATCTAAAATTGGAATGCTTACCTCCCAGTTCTATTTCTTTCTAACTTATGGAAATTAACTGTGAATTGCACATAACAGATATACCAGATGGTTAATATAGGCGTATGTAAATTGGAGAATattattaaggaaaaaaaaaaaaaaacaatacttAATTTTACCTTCAAGCTTAAAGGTTTTACCAGGCATTACGAAATGTAGCTGCACCTAAAGCTTATATCCCAAAATGTAAAATGATGAATTATGAGTAGAAGTATATTCTTCTATCCAGTTTAAGGACTTATATGCTAATCTCGTATGTGTCCATACTCCCAGCAGAAGAACAACGTCATGAGGCATCTTCTAAAGTACAGTTGCTATGTAAATATATATCAAGAGagagaaatggaaaagaggggtGTTCCCTGTGCACTAAGGCTCCCTATCTTACGAGAGATGAGACCTTTTCTCTGCTCACACCTTGTAATGACTAATAAACAACCACACGACAGAGAAAATGTAGCAACCAGCTTAATTATTCCAAAAATGTCATCCTAAAGGTATTAGAATAATTTCTAAGATGAGGAACAGAAAATGCTCGTTATCTCTGTGCATGTGGAGCATAACAAAGACGAAGATATCTCAATAATGCAGATTGTAGGGCTGGGGTTTGCATGCAGCAAGCACGTGAAACCATCATCTCATCAGTGCCAATGTCTTTAAAGGTATAGAGAATATTGTAAACATAAAATACACAGATATTTTAACAGGTGTATATGTTCACAAGATGGCATCAAATCCTACCGGATAATGGATAGGGATCTTTGGGAGttgggcatatatatatatatatatgaattgggTTCGGTACAACGAATTATCTTGGACAATATACCTCATTCTGCCGGCTGGTGGCGCACCAAATTTTTTAGGAAACTAACCCACAAAAATTATGTATTTCCATTTGAGAGATCATTCTCTTGCATATGCCAAACCACCATATATGTACTTGAATGCTATAAAGAGCAGcaaaattaagtataaaaaaaaaaaagtcaagatGCAAGTTCAACATCATTTACCTAACAATAAATCAAAAATATGTGCACATGAAGGAGATGTCGAAGTTGATAGGAACGAAAATATATATCATGACCCAAAAACAGGAGGAATTGAAGGCACAGATCATAATTCCATATAAAGAAGCTCAGGACTGAGACTTCTAAAAGATTTGGAAATAGTAGTGGTTTTTCCTTTTTATATAAAGTTTTCAAAAATATATAATCCTTGAGCTATCACATGTCTAATTTAATTATCTCTAGCTGTTGTTTTAACTAAACCATAATGTAAATTACATTATAGCATATTCTCTTAAATAATTGATCAGCCCAGAGACAGTTCATCTAAAAATACTGTAAGTTGTTTCTTAAACAAGGATATGCATATGAGAGAGGGGAATAAATCTACACAGTAGGAGGACATAATctgataattttctcttttttcgaTAGGTAAATTATATGAGTACCTTGATAGACCGATCACACACTCACTAATATTAGCCTTTTACACCAACACACGTCTGGAAACACACCACGGCATCCCCCAACACACACACAaaccaaaggaaaaaaaaaaagagttttgcGAAAAAAAATTTCCCTCAAATAATAATTCAGCAATGAATGATTAATATAGACAGTATCTAAAATCCTTTAAAAAGCTAAATCATCCAAATTACAAATGAAAAGAGGGAGATCGCCTTCTATAAGCTTATGCACGTTATGCCGCACATAAGGCTTAAAGAAAATTTCTGAACTAACTCACCTCAAATATTTTATCATATAACTCTACTAACAAAAGACACATTTCTCAAAAACATAAGGGTAGAGCATCCTTGCATTCATCTTATTATAAGGAAAATCATCTAATCAAGCAATTACTACCAAGTCAAGTGTTCGGATCAAAGGTTAGAAATGTACAGTGCAGAAATGGGGTCCTCAAATCACCAACTTAGTTATTTGAATAAAGAACATCACTAAGATCAAGGGACAAGCGGGTTTAATTTCTGCTGCAGCCCGGATAGATTTAAGCAAGCTGAATCTTTCACCTGTGAAGTAAACATCATAAGTGAAGTTAAGCTGCTACTAAACTTGATTAATTACAATTTGATAACAACTACAAAACATGTATACTTAAAACCCTAAACCTAGCAATTGAGAATAAGTGATTATATATACCTCAGCCTGGACGGTGTGAAATAACCTTTCATTCACTTTGGTGGAAACACAGTTAACTACAGAAAGCTCAGCTTCAAGGAGTAGTTGCAGTGCTCCTGATAGTGTCAAATCTTGCTCCCTAAAGCCACTGCTGAACACAATCTCCATGCCACCCAAATTAGGCCGGATTATGACTCCCGTACTTGGGGAACAGTTGCTTGAACTTCCGCTACTTTGTAGGGGAATATCTCTAAAATTAGTCTTCTGCTTTAACTCATTCTTCTTGGCATCTAGTTCTTTGATCCTCTTCTGCAGGTGCTTTATATAATTCACAGCCTCGTTCATGTGATCAGATATTGAACGCTTTCCCTGAACCCTTGTGAGTTGTGGCGTCATAATTCTCAATAGAATTGTAATAATCTTTAACCCCAAAACTCACACAAACGCACACAGAAAAGGGAGGGGAAAAGCTTTCTTTGAGAAATTAAGAGGCAGGAGCCGTATAAAGTAAACCCATTTGTGAAcaaaattgtaaaaattaaacGTAACCCATGAAATATTTTACAAGTATAATCAATTAATATAGTGGAAACAATTAAGAATAGGCAAGTTCTGACCTTGATATGTTCAAGAGGGAGTAAAGATCGAAGGGATGCATAAAGGGTGGCCATTTCCTGCCTCCTTTGGCGTTCAATATCCCTGTGCAATAACTTCTTCTTATTATTACCGTTATCCCTAGCAGTCTCATCATTGTCCATAGAAATGGATTTTCGCCGCCTACTTTTTCCCAAGTCATCTGTTAAATCAGGACTGCCATAGAGTACAGGGTGAGGGAGAATTATATCTTGTGGGATTTTGTGGGGAGCATTAGAAGAAATCTGGAAGCACAGCTCATTGCCTTGGTGTAAAGGAAACATAGTTGCAAGCTTGAAGGGGTAAGGTGGAGATTAAAGAAGCAGATGCGTTTGTTAGGGTATGTGATCTTCTACGGCCCAGAGATGCCAAGATTCCctcaattttcattttaattttttttataattgaacAAGGTGACCTAACCAGCCATTTATTAAAAGCTTGGTTGTGAGCACTGTAGCTTCGTACAAAAGTTAAATCCACTATTTGCTTTCACATTTGGTGGTCAATTCTCCATAAAcaatcatttatttttatttttattttattttactctcATTTTTTTTCCATTATTGCATCAATTTGAGAGCAAATTATGGTTGGCCGTGACGTGTCAAGCATGTATTCAGAAGGGCTACATTATTGGTTTGACTTTGTTTTTTTCTTTGCTAGAGGGAAATTTTTGACTTAGAATACCTCCGGGTGAGAATAAACGTGTACACTTGTCGACATCAACACGACATAAATGCATGATGGTAACCCAACTCTTCTTTCCCCTTTTTCATCAGCATcatcgaaattattattattgcaaATATCTGAAGTTGCACTTAAgattgtaaaaatttcagcaatCATATTCGCCTACTTGTCATTGATTTTGGCATTCAATTTGCACTTAAGACTggaaatatttcacaactcataGTCCAACCCTAATGTAATTGCAaatcaattgaaaaaaaaaattgtgaatttaATAATTGACACCATAGCCGTACGACCTCGAGCGAAAGAACTTAATAAAGGGGTTGTCCTTCCACAGTAAAAATGGGTATTTTATTGGACCCAAATGATGCATCTTCTGCGTTGTATGCACCAGTCCAGGCTATCCAGCAAtcaggaaaagaagaagaaaagaggcaGACACATATCGAACAGTATGAAGAGAAAGATATTCTGGAGATATGGAATGATTCCTTTTTTGATCTTGTTACTAGTTCTTGTGATTTAAGCCAATTTTATAAGATTTTCATTATGCCTTTTCCTTGTCGTCTTGcttttttgtgtttttttttttttggtagttCCTGCCGTCTTGCTTATTGAATCAACTGTGTAACATAAATAGAACCGGCCAAGGGTCAGTTCAGCTTTTAAACCAGACCGAGATTGATCCGGATTAAATTTGAAATTAGCCCTTGTCAATGGTTTAGAGCATTGAACTGATCCTAAATCAGAATTAGGGAAGCTGATCAAGGATCTACCCTCTTGAACTGAGCATGAAGTTAATCGATTTAAGTTTATCGTTTTGAATTGAACCTGCTATGTTTgaaaactgtttttttttttttttcctaaaatttGTATTGGGTTTATATTCgagtctttttatttattttttaattaaaaattaaattatttaatttataaataatatctaaaaatttattatAGTTTAATACTATATAAAGCAACTGAAACCATTCTAAAATGTTTTGAACCGAAATCATTTCTAATCGAAATTCTTTAAAACTAAAATCAGATCAGCCTTTCACGATTTTGAGCCAAAACAAAGATGGAAACCAGCCGTGGGAAAGTTTGAGTGTAGACTActgaatataaaaattatattatttgtaGTGGTTATGTATTGTGCACCCAGCCACTCACCTAATCAAGTTTTGGCTTTCGAGACTATTTGTCCTGGGATTCCCTTTTCCCCGTGGGTATTTGCACTGCCATGCTTCTCTATGATAACCTGTCGACTGCATTAATTACCATTTTACATCTTATTTGTGTGGTTTcttttttacttttaaattttaatttgagctAACTATAACTTTTGATCTTTAAAAAGAGATTAAAAGTTATATAACTATTTAAAGTGtattagaaaaagaaaattaaaaaaaaaaaaaggatcttTATCTGTACTGGAGTAAGCATGGCTGGAGTTAGGCCATTGTGCCCTAGATTGAAGAACAAAAATTAGGCAGGTGCAACAAACTGCTACGGTATTCTAGATAAAGCTGATCAGTTTTGGTGGATAGTGTACAACCACACAAGTGATCACATAATTTATTCATATTAATTAGTTGATTAAGTTAAGAGGacgattaatcaattaattactgCGATGGATTTTATTCTTTCATCCATCCATATGCATATCATTGGTGCCTAAGAAAACTAAACAACTGAGAAGATTATGAAAGATGAGGTGTCAGTGGAAAGCACCATCATTAAACAAGAGATTAATTACATCATGTGATATTTTCAATGATAAAGGTATTCATTCGCATCATGTGCTCGAGATTTGCTGATGATTCTCCTTTAGTTTATATAAATTATTCATAATATCTGCGCATTATATTGCAATCtataaatttagaaaattttagatttttttattatttttaaatcagaaatttaaaaagaatattaataacaaatattattaaaataaatgtaCATTACAAGGACTTAATTATCCAAAGCTCCATgctttaaaaatgaaattaatgtTACAAAAGGTTATAAAAGTAATTTTAGAGCACCACATCATCACTATTCCAAAGGGACTACACTGACTGGGCTAAACTTGGGAAAATTACAATACCATTCTCATGCTCAGCTACACAAGCCCAATCCACGTTCCAATGGACTCCATCCAATCCTTtcatttgaaaatgaaattgagtTCTTTATTTATTGGATGCCAAACATAGCCTTATTTCATTTAAGAAGTCAATTACAGTTCATACGCTTGACGGGCTTCTTCAGATCCAAACTTAGCTGACATATCAAAATCCTGACACCCACAAGCCCCAGCCCCAACGCACGCTGCTAAAGGGACTCCATTACTTGACTGTAGTAACTGCAGATGATGAGTATCACCACCAACACAAACACGATTTGCTAAGCATAATAATCTTCATTACGACTCAGCAACTTCATACTCGACACCGTAAGCACCGTGATGTCTTCCTCTGCGTGCACATACCcatatttagaaattaaaatctTGTGAAAATTCAGTTTAAtggtttttttaaattaatttttatattaaaataatataatttattttttttaatttaaacaaaaaaaataaatataattatataataattcaattgaattctttttctttttgaataaTTTATTTTGAAGGAATCCATAATGATTTGAGGTCTCTGAACATGCCTCACAGGTAACAAAAGCCGCATTGCTTCCTTTGTCTTGCAATACACGAAGCAGGATAATCACCGTAAAAAACATAGGCTCGAGAACTTAGATCTGATTGGTAAACTGGATCAAATTAAAATATTGTTACTTCTCAATAAATACTGCTCTACTCAAAACAGCTTCCCAATGGACTATTCATTGGTCATTACCAGCTcatgacaatatatatatatattctgggGAAAATTGTACTGTGCCTAAGAAGTTAATCAGTCTTACAACCAGAAATGAAAGTGGATCGCAAAATTAACAGTATCATAATCCTATCATAATCCTATTTCCCATATCAGGATCAAATATGAGCAATATTCACTTCAGACAAAAGTGAAGAAGAAGGAAGGATGAGCTGAGAAGCATTTCTCGTAGCTTGAAAACATCACGGGAAAAGTAGCTGAGAGCACATCAGCAATGAAGAATTTGTTTTATTTCTaatgaaaaattttaagaaattcttTCTTCTTCGGATAAACCCAAGAACCCAAGAAACATCATGGTGTTCATGTTGGATAATTTGCACAAATATAAGCACATAAAATGTCGATTGCTATTGACTTGAAGAACAGAGATTTTACATATTCTCCTACAGAACTCTTGCATTTCAAAACTATTGGTTTagtgatctctctctctctctctctctctcactggggccattttc
Above is a genomic segment from Hevea brasiliensis isolate MT/VB/25A 57/8 chromosome 17, ASM3005281v1, whole genome shotgun sequence containing:
- the LOC131169117 gene encoding transcription factor bHLH126-like — encoded protein: MFPLHQGNELCFQISSNAPHKIPQDIILPHPVLYGSPDLTDDLGKSRRRKSISMDNDETARDNGNNKKKLLHRDIERQRRQEMATLYASLRSLLPLEHIKGKRSISDHMNEAVNYIKHLQKRIKELDAKKNELKQKTNFRDIPLQSSGSSSNCSPSTGVIIRPNLGGMEIVFSSGFREQDLTLSGALQLLLEAELSVVNCVSTKVNERLFHTVQAEVKDSACLNLSGLQQKLNPLVP